tttttaaatcaagTGATTTTAttcttatattttttaatatcttATTCCATCTCTTCTTACTTTAACTTACAAATATTAATCACAATGTCTTACAAAATTATGGATACtaacaaaaatattattaataattaatattataagaatAGTAAATGATAGTTTtgctgttattattattattaatcaaCAGCTACTGCGTAGTATATGAAATATTATAGGAAAATCAACATCGAGAATAGAGAGGATGTTGGCTAAACAAATGAGATTGATTTAcaaaagatattttaaattttgttatTGGTGACCAGTCATGCCAACATTCAAATGTTTTTGTTTAATACAAGTTTTGCCATAATCCACAGGTTGAACCAACAAACTCTGGcacattaaatttttttaaaataaaaaaaaccgaAAGAATCCTCCAACCAGTGGGCTGTAACATTTTGTACATTCATCAAGATTTTTATAtctgaaaatataatttattaaatgatAGTATATGAGGCTATTGACCCAAACAACCTTACTAGATCCAGTTACAACAAGAATTAGTCTTTGGTGAAAATAAAAAACATTCcttttagacatttcaatatcaAACCACCTacattgtttatttatttatatattgtaAAAATTACAACAATGACCTAAGTTGCCAGACCAAATAGATGATGAAACATCATCTTAAGAAATTAACACACGTGCGGATGATTCTAAGTAGTAAGGTTATCCCCTCTATTAAAAATTATGCAGAATTGCAAGCATAACCTCACAACTCATTTTTGAAGATGTGTCAGGTTAAGGTTCTTTTTTTATCAGGGTCTGCTATTGCATTGTTCAGGTCATTCAGGAATTGTTTCATTTTGTATCGCCATATAAATTTGTCAACTAATGGTACATAGATCAATAGTAACAGTAAAACCGACAATTGAGGACATCATTAGCTGATTCAATCATTGCCAAACAAATAAAATCTggggaaaattatatttctaaGAACTaacttaaagaaaaatacctgaAGTGCTTCATTCGCAGCAGTCTTAGTCCACAGAGATAGCTTGTCTTGCTTTTGGCGCACGTTGGCAACCACTCCACAAATCTCATTAGCATCATCAAATTGCTCTCCAATTAAAGCCATTAACTAACAAAAGAAATATtgattcaaacacaaacatttttGAGGAAAAAAACCATGAATTCCAGCATCATTGTCATAAATATGCCAAAAACTAAGAACAAGGGATGACTAAAATGTTTTACGGTTTCAAGCCACATGTCATCAAGATCAGCCTTTTTGGCGTTGTTTGATGTAACAGTCCATTTGCCTCCACTAGCACACTCAAGGTCTTCCCATTTGGGCTCAACTCCAGCTCTGAATAAGTGAAAGTCTGCATTCCCAGGCAACTTGCTGGGTCTAAATATTTGGTCATACAAACTGCgagaaaaatcataatttcattTGACGTGATAACATGAGAGCATCTACGATAATGTCCACACTTTCAATACAAGCATAAAACAAATATTCATGCAGACTGATGTTTAATACAACCTGACCTCAATGAACTGTTCTTCAAGTGAAGTTATTTATGAATTACAGTACATTTCAAGCATCCATGCAGACGTgatcatgaaaattttaataacAGATATAATAGTAATATAAAAACTTCAACAATTTGCATTTCAGGCACTtgacaaaaatttatatttgacaAACAGCAAATCCAACAGAACACAGGACATATGACTTAAATGTTGAAAATTACTGTAACCACAGGTTTCCGTCTCATGAGATATAATATATCACACTAAACCGGGTGGTTGACATGTGAAAGGAAATCATTTAAGGAAAAATATGAGACTCTGAAGACCAGAGATCTAAATTAAAAAGTTTATTCCAAAGAAAATCTCATCAAATACACAACATGCCATCGCTATTTCTTGACTCCGGCTTTTCCTCATACgtagaaataataaaattgttttGTTATATGAGATTGAATATGATCAAGATACCGCCGTATTAACAAGATATAAGTCTGATGCCAGAAAAATATTCAAGGAAATTGGatggtttttaaaaaatataagggCAAAGAAGTAGCTACTTTTTATGTCAGGCCAAAAAAAAGTAAAATGACAAATGGATAAGACACTCAGATACTGCTGCACTACCAAACACAACATGCACGAGCAGAAAGGATGAGACAAGGGATAAAACTATCTCCAGTCAACTGTCAAAACTAATTATGGCTGTGAAAAAGAAGGGTTACAATTAATTTCATATTTCTTACCGAATTTTCAGAAGTATAATTCTAAATAATGAAGAAATTCAAATCCTTAACAACTTGACCATATGTGTAAGCAAGCCTCCCGAAGGAATCCAGTGAGCATCTCTAAAGATTTAGGGAGCTAGAAATAGATGCAATTTCTACCTTTGACATGAAATGGCTCTAATACGTAAAGATCAACCACCGACATAAAGTAGATttaactgaaaatatcatatcCGAGATCCAAATTATATTCCCACAAAAAACATATGGTTTCTAATTAATGGAGTTCGAGTTTTGGTGTAGACGACAGCATTAAgttgaaaaattataaatttcttctttcatTTTCAACTGTCAGGTCACTACTTGATATATTTTCAATCACAAGTTAAAAAGATCCAAGTATTCAGTATCTTTGGGTATCTTTGGGATGTTAGCGACAATAATTATCATTGTTTTACGAATTTATAGACCTTGCACAGATTTTGAAAGATGAACGCATAGTAATTAAACACATCAAGCAGCGTAGAGAAGGGATTCCAATTTCACAAGAATCAATAGCTTGGTTTTATTGGAGAGTTTCACCAGTTACATAAGTTAGATTCACATGAGagaaaaaaaatcatcaatagGATTGCACTTGATCAAGTTTGTCCACATAAAACtcactcccagatttcttagaGCAATATGGTTATGATAAATTTGACCAGTTTTGAATCAAGTGGAAGAATTAAAAGCATGCACATCTGGAAAGGACAAACAAAGATTAACTTATTTAAAACTGGTAAACATGCTTACATTTCACTACATAAGGCTGAGAAGACTCGTTGTCATCTCAACTTTCGTATGATCCAAGAAAGTCAAATTTAAGGATTCTCTAATCAAAGCTTCTGCCAGAAACACTTTAATTGGTCATTCATTGAATAAATGGGGATAGAAATTCTAAAACATCCAACTACGAATTGATCACCTTCGATACAGAACTTAATGGCTAATGCTACCTAAGGCTCAATGACTAAGAGTAGAAGATAAGACCTATGACAAACTGGTCCTGTCAAGGGAATGAGGGATGCACCAAGATTTCAGTTTCGGATAACTGATGACCGAAGTTTGGGTAGTCGATTCTAGTAACAACCCATAAAAAGATGAAAACTTGAAAATTTAGGATCttgagtaattaaatatctGCCTGCCAGATGATTACCTCCTTATTtctacatttttaaaaataagtttTCTAATTCAATTTGCATTTTGAGGGGATATCCATTCTACCAAATAATGAAAACGGTGATAGTCATTTTACAGAAAAAAATACCACGTGATTGTCTAATTCTAATCACAATTAAAAAGAAGGATTCAGTAATATATAGTTTCTCAATCAATTATCACTATGACATGAGCCATTCTGATTGTTTATCGCAAGCAAACATGTAATGCTTTCCAACAATGAAAGTGTTTAAACTTTATGTCAACATGTAATGCTTTCCAACATAGAAAGTGTTTAAGCTTTATGTCAACATGTAAGGCTTTCCTACATAGAAAGTGTTTAAACTTTATGTCCATTGTTTCTTCACGATGCTGATGATAATAAACTAAATTTACTTCATACTCTATTTTACGATAGTCTGTTCCTCTGTGGGTTATACGCCCTCATCTTTTCCACATTGGATGTTTCATGATATCAAGcacattataatttttttttgttgatgtATTAAAGAAGAATCCAACTATTTCCACCGATTTGAATAGCATCGTTTTGCCAATTCAATTTGTCAATTGAGCCACttattgaatatttttaaagtttacTTATTTAGTCAAATAGTTTTGAAAGTACATCAATGCCGTAAATAATTTTATAACTTGaataaataagaaaaaatattaGTTAGTTTAAATGGTCTTTTGCAAAAATTGTAAGTCATACCAATTAGTCTGGTCGATGTAATTGAAATATATGATTATAAGTACTTGATCAAATAATTTACTTTCAAAGAAATATGAAATGAGTGCTTGATAATTCTAGAGGAACATGGATCCATCAATAATACAAAGGTTAGAGGATCAGCAGGTACAGTTGAAAAAAAAACTATTCATCAATACATAACAACATACCACCAGAATTCTTCGACAGTGTCAAATGTATAGCCTTTACGAAGAGAAGAGCCCCAGGCCGCCCCCTGTTTCGGCTTGTCGTACCAGAACGTCCACTTCCTCTCCAGCTTGTGCGGCTGTTTCTCCACCGCCTCCGCCTCCACCTCCGCCGCCGCCTCGCTAGACATTCTATCAAATCCCGAGAAAATATGGGTTCCACGGAGGGAAAGAAATTAGGGCGAGATTTTTGTGGGCAAGACGGCGCTTTTCGAGGTCTATGGCAAGCTCCATCACTttcttttattaatttgtttttttttttaatttttaattattattattattttaatattttatattttttattggtcaaattttaaacaaatcCTCATGTTTTactatattttataatttactATATTGTCAATCAAAAGTTAGTTTAAATTTCATACTATATTTAAGATTTTGCAAAATCATTCTTGAACTCTCTTTTCGATATGTGATGTTATATCTATCGAGTTTGCCTAAAAATATAAGGTTGTGCAAAGTTTCCAGTCTATATGCCATAAATTAAGGGGTTTTTTTAATAGCTCATCATGCtttcatataataatttaaacattTTTGCGTCTTTGACCAGAATGTCATTGGGTTGTATCTATCGAGTTTATAGATTGTTTCTCACAGTCTCACTAAATACAACTGATGGTTCCTGACATAGATCCATTAAACAACACTTAGTACAACCATGTATTATTTCCCACCTCATGATATAATAGCAAAGAAGTTTAATttagaaaataataaatgaGATGGACAGTAAGTCTTGGttattttattcaaacatacaacatattattacatagtaacctcagctggaaagacaaaaacttgtgtgagatgatctcacggatcgtatttgtgatacagatatcttatttgggtcatccatgaaaaagtattactttttatgctaagagtattactttttattgtgaggtctcacagattatgatctgtgagacggtcttacatgagacccactcagcTGGAAATACAACacacataaaataaaaatattataaattttcttttgaaagaaaaatgaagagaTTGAATTATATCTCTGTCTTCTTTCTGTCTCGATATATATAGAAGTCTTGGTAGATTTGAAATCCGGACTTCAAACTTGTGAATTACATTGCCATTTTTGGCCGACCACATCTTTTAGTTGATGTACCACTAGTTAGTGGTCTATCATATTGTATTGGTTGAGTGGCTCATCCTCCACTAATTGAATGGT
The Primulina eburnea isolate SZY01 chromosome 5, ASM2296580v1, whole genome shotgun sequence genome window above contains:
- the LOC140833002 gene encoding eukaryotic translation initiation factor; amino-acid sequence: MSSEAAAEVEAEAVEKQPHKLERKWTFWYDKPKQGAAWGSSLRKGYTFDTVEEFWCLYDQIFRPSKLPGNADFHLFRAGVEPKWEDLECASGGKWTVTSNNAKKADLDDMWLETLMALIGEQFDDANEICGVVANVRQKQDKLSLWTKTAANEALQMGIGRKWKEIIDVTDKIYYNFHDDSKRERSAKSRYNV